In the Paenibacillus sp. FSL R7-0337 genome, TTCAGCGGACGCGGGCTAAATGAGCGAATGAGGAGCACTAGTGCCCCTGAATTCAGCGGACGCGGGCAAAATGAGCAAATGAGGAGCATTAGTGCCCCTGAATCCAGCGGATATGCGTTAAACGATCAAATGAGGAGCATTAGTGCCCCTGAATTCAGCGGACGCGGGCTAAATAAACAAAGGAGGGGCATTAACGCCCCTCCTTATTTCGTCTGCTCTATTCCATCAGAGCCGATAAAGCCGATGCTCCGTGAGCCAGCTGATCAGCTCTTCCATGCATTGCTCCGCTGTACGCTCCGCAGTGTGCAGCGTCAGCTCCGGGTCAGCCGGAGCTTCATAAGGATCGGAGATCCCGGTGAAGGCCGGGAGCTCACCGGAGCGGGCCTTGGCGTACAGCCCTTTGACATCCCGCGCTTCACAGACGGGAAGTGGGCAGTCCACATAGACCTCGACGAAGCCCGGCAATTCCTGCCGGGCATAGCTGCGCATCTCGGCATAAGGGCTGATTACCGAGACCACGGTAATCACGCCATGCCGGTTCAGTATCCCGGCGAGGTAGACCGCCCGGCGGATGTTCTCGAACCGGTCCTCGCGGCTGAAGCCGAGTCCCCGTCCCAGGCTGCGCCGCAGCTCATCGCCGTCCAGCCATTCCACCGCCTGCCCCTGCTCCCGGAGCCGGTCTGTAAGCAGCGCGGCAAGCGTAGACTTGCCCGCCCCCGACAGACCGGTAAGCCATATCGTTAACCCGGCAGAGGTCTTGTGTGCTTGTAGCTCACCAGTCATTACTCTGTCCTCCCTGCGCCGTAAGGAATCCGCTCCAGCAGGCCGGAGCCGTAGATCTGCTCCAGGCCCAGCTCGGGCATATGAATATAGCCGATGTAGCAGTCGCAGATCTTCATGCGGCAGCTCCGCTGGGCAGCCAGTCCCTCCAGGCCGTCACGGTAGAGGTTGCCGATGACCGCTCGGTCCTTGTAGCAGCGCTTTACCAGGCCGGGGCCTTGCACGTAGAATACGCTGCTGCCGGCATTACAGCTGGCGCCGAGGCTGTCGTAGTCCATCGCATTAATCTGGAAATGCGGATCGATGCCGCTAAGGAAGCTTATATCCTCCGCCGTATAATAATCCCGTTTATCCTTGTAGGCGTTCACCCACAAATAGACATCCTCCGGCAAGGCCGCACGCAGCGAGGCGATAGCCGGGAAGGCACTATGCACCCCCACACTGCCCACACTGAAAGGAATGCCCTGCAGGTATACCTGCATACACTGTGCCAGGAACTTGTCCTCGCTTACCTGACCCGGATGATAGGTCGCCCAGAAGGCTGCCTTGGCCGGATTCAGTTCAGCGGTGAAATCAAGCCGGGCCGACAGATTGGTCTGGATGGCGACCTTGTCCACATGCTCCATATGGGACAGCGTAATCAGCGCCTCCCGGTACCAGCGGTGCGTCAAGCCTTCGCCATACGGATTGAAAAAGATAGACAGGCGGTGGCCTGCGGCCCCCTGCTCCGCCACCCAGCGGACGAAGGTCTCAAGACCTGCGCGGTCTTTGGCGAGGGTGGCGGCGCTGTCTTTGGTTTTGCCGAAGGGGCAGTACGGACAGTCATAGTTACAGGAGGAGAGGGAACCGCGGTAGTAGAGGACTGCCTTCATGGCAGGACGAACTCCTGCATCTGCTCGCGGATCTCGCCGGAGATGAACCAGTCACCGATGGAGTCAGAGTACCCCAGCCCATCTGGAGTCAGCCGCAGAATGCCCTCATCATCCGTGGCGAACCCGCTCTGTACCAACAGGCCAAGCTCAGGATGGTCCTCCCACAGCGTAGTCCCGAACCGCTGGCTATAATCCGCAATCGTCAGCCCTTCGCTGTGCAGGATTGCTTTTAGAATGAACCGGCGTTTCTGCTCGTCCAGGCTCAGTACGATGCCATAATCGGCTGTATCATAACGCTCTGCGGCAACATAATCCGCGATAATGCTCTCCGTGGCCTTGCGGCTGACGCCGTAGCGGGAGGCATAATGCACATTCCGGGTATAAGACCGCGCGCCGCAGCCGAGACCGACCATCCCTTCCTCCTGGCAGCTGTAGTCGAGAATATCCTTGCCGGTTCCGGCATCCTCTTTGGCGAATCTGCGCATGGAGTATTGGCGGTAGCCACGCTCTGCCAGTACTGCACGTGCTGCTTCATAGCATTCATGACGGATATCCAGCTGATTCACCAGATCGCCCGGCTTCACAATGGTATGCTCACGGGTGTAGAGCGGATAGAGGAAGATCTCCTCCGGTTCATGCCGCAGCGCTTGGTTCAGCGAATAGAGCCAAGAGTCCACTGTCTGCCCTGGGAGTCCGTAGATCAGATCCAGATTAAGAATGGGAAAATCAAACTGCCCTAGCAGCTCCAGCGCACGGTACACCACCTCCGGGTCCTGCGGGCGGTAGATCGCAGCCGACTCGGCGGCCACGAAGCTCTGGATGCCCATGCTGACGCGGTCCACGGTATGCTCCTTCAGAATCGTCAGCTTCTCCTCCGTCAGCGTCTCGGGTGAGGTTTCCACAGAGATAGAGGTGGTTCTAAGATCAACCCCCATGATATCCGTTGCAATCCTGAACAACCGGTTCAGTTGGGCGGGAGCGAGAAGACTGGGCGTCCCGCCGCCGATGGCGAAGCGCGCGTAAGGCTTGTGACGGGTGAAGGCTGCCCACTGCCGGGCCTGCCGTTCCAGCGCATCCACGTATTCGGCGTGCACATTCGCTCTTTTATCAGGCAGCGTGAACAGGTTGCAGAAGCCGCAGCGCGCGCCGCAGAACGGAATATGCATATATAAGAAAAAACTCTCCGCAGGCTCATCCCGCCACAGCTCCTCTAAAGGAAGGGGGAACGCGAACTCGCGGTAAGCGGTTTTGTGCGGATAGGAATAGAGATAATTGCGGTAAGGATGGGCCGTGATCTGCTCCGTCCATTGCTGAAGCTCCCCAGCGGAGAAGGGAGGGTGTCCGTCTTGGTTCATGTGATGCAGAGATTGCCGGATGGACGTCATACGTTCTCCTTCCTTGTGCGGGATCGAAATTTCAGTTCAATGCTTATAAAATAAATTCCCGGT is a window encoding:
- a CDS encoding STM4012 family radical SAM protein; the encoded protein is MNQDGHPPFSAGELQQWTEQITAHPYRNYLYSYPHKTAYREFAFPLPLEELWRDEPAESFFLYMHIPFCGARCGFCNLFTLPDKRANVHAEYVDALERQARQWAAFTRHKPYARFAIGGGTPSLLAPAQLNRLFRIATDIMGVDLRTTSISVETSPETLTEEKLTILKEHTVDRVSMGIQSFVAAESAAIYRPQDPEVVYRALELLGQFDFPILNLDLIYGLPGQTVDSWLYSLNQALRHEPEEIFLYPLYTREHTIVKPGDLVNQLDIRHECYEAARAVLAERGYRQYSMRRFAKEDAGTGKDILDYSCQEEGMVGLGCGARSYTRNVHYASRYGVSRKATESIIADYVAAERYDTADYGIVLSLDEQKRRFILKAILHSEGLTIADYSQRFGTTLWEDHPELGLLVQSGFATDDEGILRLTPDGLGYSDSIGDWFISGEIREQMQEFVLP
- a CDS encoding STM4011 family radical SAM protein; this translates as MKAVLYYRGSLSSCNYDCPYCPFGKTKDSAATLAKDRAGLETFVRWVAEQGAAGHRLSIFFNPYGEGLTHRWYREALITLSHMEHVDKVAIQTNLSARLDFTAELNPAKAAFWATYHPGQVSEDKFLAQCMQVYLQGIPFSVGSVGVHSAFPAIASLRAALPEDVYLWVNAYKDKRDYYTAEDISFLSGIDPHFQINAMDYDSLGASCNAGSSVFYVQGPGLVKRCYKDRAVIGNLYRDGLEGLAAQRSCRMKICDCYIGYIHMPELGLEQIYGSGLLERIPYGAGRTE
- the cysC gene encoding adenylyl-sulfate kinase, with product MTGELQAHKTSAGLTIWLTGLSGAGKSTLAALLTDRLREQGQAVEWLDGDELRRSLGRGLGFSREDRFENIRRAVYLAGILNRHGVITVVSVISPYAEMRSYARQELPGFVEVYVDCPLPVCEARDVKGLYAKARSGELPAFTGISDPYEAPADPELTLHTAERTAEQCMEELISWLTEHRLYRL